The following nucleotide sequence is from Rhizoctonia solani chromosome 15, complete sequence.
CCTATAGCTATTCTAAGCTATTATATCCCCACCTAAAGGCCGCGCCGGCCCTGCAGACTGACAGTCGGCATGGAGTGCTTGTGGGGCTTTCCATATATAGTCATAAGGATTGACAATGAGATCAATCCTTACATCCAGCCGGCTGTTTTTCATCTCCTATTTGCAAAAGAGGCTATATGCTGGTAAATACCTCCGGGAGGAGATTGTCCAATGCTGCAAGTACCCAAGGTGAGCATGCGCAATTGCAGCGTACGGGAGCCTTTGAGACATAAGTTGGAGCCACTTGACATGTGGCTGCGCTTTCCACGTGACTCGGGCGACACCGCGCCAACGTTCCAATCGGGATGCCGCTGGCTGCTGTCAGTCGGCGTCATCTCTGCCGAGCCGGGCCGGCCTTTAGCTGGCGATATGATAGCTTAGAATAGCTATAGGATATTATTTCGCGCTGCGGGCAGCTATCCAATGAGCTAGTATGTCACTGCGTagtaatcgagtcagtaaGTGCGATTCATTCTATGCGCAGCGCTTAACCATATGACTTGGTGAGTCTCTCAGGGTATATAAAGGCCCGCGTTCAAGCCCTCTATGTTTACTACTCACTCCTTATCTTTACTGTCGTTACTTACATTTATCGTATACATGttagtttagtttagtaATATCTATATACATCAGATTTCAACATCGCATGCGTCAGATCACCTTCCTCCGCCCGAAGCAAGGTATGGATTGCGACAGGCGACACTCTTCGAGTTAGTTAGTTATATTCTATTAAATGAATCGCATGCCAAGGGAATTGACCCTGTACTTTTggtgatatatgatgtgtaAAATGggtgactacccgtaagcGAGAGGACGATTCAGAAGCTCTAGATCACTCAATCATAGGTCCATATCCTACGGATTGATTCCGTTCGGGCAGTCAAGCAAACTTCAGGCGCCGGGCTTCCCCGCGAAGCCGAAAGGCCCGCAACCTCACGACTGCTTCTAAAATCTACAACGGACAAAGTGTCAGTTATTTGGCCGATTTTTAACATATATAGCTGATCGGCTCAAGTGGATGTATGAAATTAGACCCGGAAATTGGACAAATGTCCGACAGCTTCAGAAATCTCCCAATTGTAAATGGCAAGAAGAGGGATAGTAGGTGAGATACAAGTGCCTTGATTGGGTTAAATGAAATAAAGGATCTTTCTAGAGTTTTTATCATGTACATAGATGTCAGCAACTGTAATTTTTCGGTCATTTCTCGATTTAACTGTGACCTGCGAGAGGTCTTGTAAGCAAGCTAACTGACCAACCCCGTTTTTACGGCTCACTCACAAGTATTTGGGGGCCGGCGTCCCGTGAGCACAATTCACAATGGTAATGCTTCTATTCACCTGATATTGACGTCTTTATTATCCTCTTAGTTATCGCATGTTGCCTCCCCAGCGTGAGCACTAGTACTAGTCCACGTGGGTAGCCCTAGCCACCGCTATTACAAGAGATTGCTGGAAATAGTCTTTCAGGTAGTAATGAACTGCGGAACCCATGGTTTGTGTTTTGGGATTGAATTCAAGTTAGAAACCTTAGGCTTAAACGCGCCAAAGAAGTGGTTTCGAATTCATACCGCACCGTGTCAATTGAAGATATGTAAATACACAGACAAGCAATCTTGTGATATTCCGCCAGAAACCTAACCGGTTCGTATGTCTCTgcgggggccccaaaaaccctggGGCGCTCTGAAGTACTCCGATTTTGGGAATCTCCTCGTTAGACATTTAAACAGAGGGATCCGGATTGCTCTGCGAGcgcttgggagcactccacaagcacttccgagcgtcataccGAACGCTCCCGAgtgctcccgagattttcggggcctcGTAGAGCGTGTCGTCAGAGTTTCTATAGTTTCCGGGAATGGACGGTCGGGATAGTACAGAAATAGTCTATAGCTATGTAATTGTTCGTGTCAGAAATCCCCGGATGTCTACAGAGACCGTTTTCGGTACGTTTCGTCATCGAGACTGCATCTTGCGAAAATTTCAGGATGTTTACATGCTACATTGATATGCTTTCGTAACTTTTTTCCGAACGCATAAATCGAGTTTTCTCCATACGATTAATGGACAAGATGAAATACAAGTTAAGATACTGTATATGGGAGCTGACCTTGAGGCCTGCGTTACTTGTACAATCATTGATGACAAATCTTTCCCACGAATAGAAGCCGGTTGATGTGCAAGTTACAGTCGTAAATATCTTCCCGCCAGTTACTGTCAGATTGTCGCAGAAAGCAGAGCAGGACTTTTCCCCAAATGCGTGGCCCCCGCTTTCAATCTTAACCTTTACTAATGAGATGGACACATAACTGTGCCTGACTCTTTGAAATCGACAGTTTCCGCTGAAAATCAAATGAGTTCCGAGAGGAGAATAATGGTGGGAGATGCATCAATCACGCCATATCGCCTGCAATTGGTAGCTAAGGGAAGCTCCAGGGAATGCCCGAGTCATATTGCAAAATTAACAGAGGACCCAACCACGATATCGATATAAGCTCGGGATCCACACCAGCCATTTGACCGAttctattttcttgaatCTGAGCCTAAACTTTCTAAGTCAGATATGGCGAACCATAGCGCTGGATTTGACACTCGTGCAGTACATGTTGGTGCAGAATGCGATCCTGGGACAGGTGCAGTTGTTAGTCCTATTTACCTAGCCTCCACGTACAAGCAAGATGGCGTCGGGAAAAATAAGGTAAACAATTGATTTACTCTCTAAAATTTATTCATATAAACCTTTGAATGTCATTATAATAGGgttacgcatatactcgtGTAGACAACCCCAATCGGAATCAACTGGAGAAATTGCTCGCCTCCCTTGAATTGGGTGGGGGAAGCGCCATCGCATTCCCTGCAGGATCTTCTGCAACGGCAAACGCTGTACAAGCACTTGGCCAGAACCCTCATATCATATGTATAGATGATGTTTACGGCGGTACATACACGTACGTCTTGAATGTGTAGTACGACCACGTCTGACGAACTGATTTCCTCAGATATCTGACCCGGATCGCCAATGAGGTACAGGGACTCGAAACTACGTTTGTCGATCTAGAAAGAAGTTCTGACGAAGAAATAATAGCATGCTTCCGAGAGAATACCAAGGTATTTGTTCTACATTTCTTCAGAGAAATGTACATTTTGCTCCTTACACTGTGCTTTGATTAGATGGTCTGGCTTGAGCTACCCACGAACCCCTCACTGCGTGTTATCGACATTTCTAGAATTGTCCGGCTTACTCGCGCTCACCCCTCGAACCCTCTTGTACTCATAGACAACACTTTTTTGTCCCCGTTTTATTTATCTCCGTTCCTTCTTGGGGTCGACATTATTCTACACAGCCTAACCAAATATGTCAACGGTCACTCTGACGTTCTGATGGGTGCCCTTGTTTTTCCTGCGGAGCCCAATCACCCACATGCCACAGCGTATGCCAGGCGTGCTCGCTTTCTCCAAGTATTCTCAGGAGCCGTACCAAGTCCTCATGACTGCTGGCTAGCTCACCGTGGGGCAAAAACCATGCATCTTCGGATGCAAGCTCATGGTCGAAATGCTCTCAAAATTGCCACATACCTCCAGTCGATCGCAGGGCCCAACTCAGCTGTAGAGTCTGTTACATATCCTGGCCTAGCCACTCACCCACGCTATGAAGTCGCCCTTAGACAACTCTCTCCCACTGCCAAGGAATACATCGACAACTTGTCTCCCAATGAAACTTCCGAAGGTATCCCATATGGTGGGATGATCACATTCAGGATTAAAGGAGGCATAGATGCGGTAGAGACTTTCTTCAATCATAGCCACTATTTTCCGCTAGCCTTTAGTCTAGGTGGGGTGGAGAGCCTGGGTCAAATACCGGCGGTGATGACTCATAGGGcaagatatatatatcttaTCATTCGATCAAGGCGCTGACGCCTCATCTTGACTTTCTAGGGCATGCCCGAGGCTCAGCGTCTTTCACTAGGAATTACGCCTAATCTGATCCGCCTAAGTATCGGAATTGAAGATCCAAAAGATCTCATTGCGGACATCAGACAAGCGCTTCAGGCTGCAGTGCCCAGCTTTGTCCCCGATGAGCCAGAACCTGCGAATACAACTCAGGCCATATGACTTCGTCTGGTTATGTATCCTTTCAGCAGCATCATTGGGCAAGTTCTAGGAGATTTGTAGCCAAGTCATATTGTCAAAGCGCTTCCAATTAACTATAGCCAGAGAATAAAGAAGAGTCAGACATTGTAGGTACCGAGTGGTTATGTACAATTCGTTTGAAGTCCCATTAATAAGCAGCGCCATGGAATGGAACCTCGGACGGTTTGAGGTTCGCTAATATTACTGACTATGGGCTTTTTCGGGCTCGAAGGGAAACACTCCAACAGATCCAATCCACTTAGTAGCTCTTCATCCAATATGCGAAAGGTCGGAGCATTACTCCCCTCTTGATTTAACCAGTAAACCAACGACAGTGGTCATTTTGATAACCTGAATAGCAAAACTCACGTTTTGATGTCAACATCTGATTCCTGGATTAAATGAAGGCCTTGGATAATACTTTAGTTAATGTGTGCACGCGGGTCGACTAAATATTTCCCCCAGTTTGATGTAAGACCAGTCTGTCTCAATCTCCCATCGAGATGAACGTCCAATCTGACCAGCATTCAAAAATTAATATACAGACGTCTATTAAACACGCATGGATTAGGATTTAGACTGGAGTTTTTCTGGAGTCATCATCCAGAATATATTTTATAAGTATCCCAGTAGTGATGATTCCCTAAGTCAGGAGGGTGGTTAATGCCGTCCTCACATTTGTTCTCACATATTCACATATGAAACCTTCATTGCATCCACTAAAGCCAGGATAAGAACAGATATCGAACAAAAACGCACGTCATAAATCAATAAGAGGATCTAAGTTTCGAGGAAGTCCTCGAGCGTTGCGGTTGAAAATGTTGGGTGTACGATCAGTGAGCGAGCAGTCTCGATTCCAGAAGTAGGGGGTAAAAATGCGAATGTAATTATGATGTTCAGTGTACGAGAGCGTAGAGATAAGTGGGCATGAATCAAATAACCTATTCAAACGATTGGTTAAACCTATACAGCAAGAACACGCAGAGGACTCACTGGGTATCACACAATCTGGCAGTTAACAGCATTTCCCCCTCCGTTTGGCCGTAACCATGTCTGTCAATTTAAATATTCCCTTTCGACCACGGCCGGAGGAAACGGAACCCATGGAGAACGATAGCCGAGATCCTGAGGCAATGCGCCGGAGCTGGCGGTCTCCGTATGAGACGCCCGAGCCAGCCTAGACGGTAAATTCGTGGGGTAATGATGCAGGGAGGATAATGGAGGTATGATTGGGGGTGAAAGTGATAATCGTTTGATGCGAGATAAAAACAATTAGTCGAATAATGATAATGGATTTGTCGAGTTGATTGCAGGGATATAATTGGTTTATGGTAAATGGCCGCGCGACAATAAATGAGCACTGGTAAATATTGGGTGGGTAAATTCTGACGCACCTTTTCAGGATCCAACTGGCCACCCTCGATGCTCAATAGTATTGCCCTCGCGGCGAGGGCAAACGGCTTCTCGATATTATCACCTGTTAGGCTGGACGTTTCGATAAAATGTACGTCTAACCACTGATCAGTAATCGAATCGCAATTCCTGGGTCAAGCAACTCACCGTTCTCCGATGCCCATTTGCTCGCCTCACTCCACTCGACTTCCCTCTCCTCTTCTCGGTCTGTCTTATTTCCCACCAGTACTGTGACGAGCTGAGAACTCCCAAGCGCTCGTGCATCTGCTAACCAGCGCGATAAATTCAAGAACGATGACCGACTATGAAAAGACCAATCTCATCAGATTCGTGTACACGTTTATCTGGGTTTAGGCTCAAGCGTACCTGGTTATATCGTATACGAGAAGGCAGGCTGCGGCACCCCTATAATAGCTCCTCGTTACTGAACGAAACCGCTCCTGACCAGCCGTGTCCCATAATTGGAGTTTAACTCGTTTCTCGCCGATATTTATTGTTCTGCTAGAGAATTCAACTCCGATGGTATGCTGTGAATGTTCTTTAACTAAAGATAGAGGGGACTAAATAAGTGACTACTCGTTATGCGATGAGGCGACATACACGAATTTTGCGTAAATTGGTGCAAAAGGCAAGACTTCCCACTTCCAGCCTCCCCTACACTACTATTTAGACTCTCTGCCAATGTGCATCAAGTAGGACGTACCAATGACAATAAACTTTAGCAAGAAATCTGTTATCTCGTTAGCTTTAGTACCCACTACATTGTGAAACAACACACCATACGCTTCAACCATTTCTGTTGCAGCCGCTTCATCGTAGGGTTCGGCCATTGTTTTATATGTATGGCCTTGTTTCGGGGCAGCGACACGAGAAAGGGACGATGATGGTGGTGGGATGGTAGAACTAATCACCCCCTTTGCTCCGCATCACGTAAGCGTTAGCCGGCTCGGCGCTTGAGCCGAGGCCACCCTTCATTGGAAACCTGGAGAGGTTAAATAACATTTATGGAAAAAAGCACAACTGCAAGCTTCATGCTTTTCCCTATGATCATGGTGAGAAAGCGACATAAAGATAAAACTCAGAAGATCGAGAAACTTGTATAGGGCCCAATAAGTGTCCCAGAGTGATGAGTCAGATCCCAGCTCTGCAATCCGGGAAAAGCCAGACAATTATAGTGGCGGTGTACTTGGATATAGTTAATCACGTGTcatattttttttttttttttaatacacTTCTATTGCGGAGaacaggagctacatgcgaacaaggcaaaccgctcgaGATGATACATACAACACCATTACACAACGCATCCCCAGTCAAACCACGCAGTAACGGAACGAGAGAAAAGAGGGCACAGAGAGAGGAAGCGCGAAATAAACGAGAAAAACATAAAAACGGCGCCTGTTGGCGTTGCAGATAGGCAGGGAGGGAAGGTCACTAAGCGGTCCCACGAGGTTAACTATAAAGTCCGATTCCAGAGTGAAGTATGAATTTCGCCACCGCCTCCAGTCCTTTGGTAGAGCCGAAGAGAGTGGAGGGGTTTAGGTCTGGTGCAGCGTTGGTAAGAATTTTACGGCTGTCCTCCGTGAGGGGGCACAGGAATAGGAGGTGGGGGACGCTTTGGATTTGTTCTCCGCACAAGCATTTGGAGGGGCCATCGATGAATGGCATTCGGTCTTTGTATTCGCCAAACCAACCGTGACCCGTCATCACATGAACGAGGCGGGATGAGACTGATCGGGGGAGGCCGGGGGAATTGAAAATGGGGTGGAGTTTGAGAGAGGGGGGTCGGGGAATGTGCTTTCGCACGGTTTCAGAGTGTGTACTATCCGCCCAAATTTTTCCCCATGCCCTGGAGGCCCGTTGGGTGGCTCGGCACTTAGCCCACGTTGTAGTGCGATTGAAGAGCGAAGTGGGGCAGAGGTCGAGGCCCGCGCTAGCTAACCTGTCCGCGCGCTCGTTTCCTTCAATTTTGGAGTGGCCGGGGATCCATTGGACCACGAAGGATCGTCTCGGGTCGTTCGCAAGGAAAGCGTGGACTTCCTTACGGAACAGGGTTGAGGCGTACTGAGCGGGGTGCGGCTCCGCTCGGTTGATGATGCGCACAGCCGCTAAGTTGTCCGAAAAGACGTGAATTTTGTGGATGTTGTGGGACTTGGCGAACCGCACGCATCTTCGTGCTATTAGTGCGAGGGCGAGCATTTCGGCGTCGAAGATGTCTGCGCGGGGCCCAATACCGCCGCTGAACTTGGCAATTTCTGATTTTTTCCATTGGACGCTGTATCTGACTCCGACCTTGCGAACCCCTGACCGAACTTCTTTCGAACCATCCGAGAAGCCAATCAGAGTGCCTTCGTGCGCGAGTGCGTCGATCAGGCGATTGGCGTTCTCGGCGGTCTTTGCACGGCGGGTTTTCGAGGAGCCACCGGGGGGGAACGCACATATCAGTCTGCCGGGGAACGGGTTATCGGGGCACCATGGGGGTTTGAGGTAGGGGGTTTGGAATTCGGCTTCTGGATGGGAGAGTGCTGCGAGTCGGGTGATGGGGGATGGCGTTGTTGTCGTATGACGTTTGGGCACAGGGGAGAGCGGTAAGGATGGGTCGTGTGAGTCCCAAGATGGGGGGAGACGACGGCTGATTTCGGCGAGTTTGGGGAGAGCTCTGAGTTTGGCGGCCGCGTTGGTGTTGAGTCTGTGGAGGTGGACATGGATGGGTGGGATGGACGCGAGGTGGTGGAGAGCGGCGGTGGGGGTTGTTTTGAAGGCACCTGTTAGCCACCGAATCCCCACATTTTGTGCCTTCTGGATTGGGTCGGATAGGGACTTTTGGTGGTTGCCGTGGAACCACAGGAGCGAGCCATATGTGAGGATCGGTCGCACGCACGAGATGTAAAGGATGCGTGCGTGCCGCATTGTCATGCCCTTGACTGTATCGGCAAGCATTCGAAGGCCAGCCAGGACTTCACGTGTCATATTTGTCTCACCTTTTAACCACGAGTCCCCCAAGAGTATTCATGCCTTCCTGTTGCCGTAGATCAGTTGAGCAACTCATCAGGACGCATTAATTTAACAAGCTTTATCCGCTCGAGAACTCTCGTCAACCCGTATCTTCGAAACCTCGCCACTCGAAACCACTTGCGATGTGATTCTGTGGCCTCATTTCAACGATTGTCCATCAACATTTCTTAAGGTTCAACGTACGTTGATCTCAAGCGCAGGCATCTCAAAATAGTCAAGCTTGACAGATAGGGCCTCGTCGCTCACCGACATATTGCTGTGGATAACCCCACAGATATCTCATTCGTACGGGAGTCCCTAACAGCTTATATGTCAGTCGCAGCGCTAAGTGCTTTACTATGATGGTTCTCGACTTCCATGGTATTTCTTTTATTTGCACCGCATGACTTATCTGACCCGAGTTATCCGTATGAATTTTAAGCTATGGTCGATCTCCGCACGTGTCGACTTTGACTCTCACTTCACGTTCCTGATTAGGAAGCCGGGAGACCCAAATTACGAAAAGGAAGACTATGTTCAGCACGGATTTCTATTCCGCTGATCAGGAAACGACAAACCTTTCAGTCTCGCTTGGAATAAGAACACAAATCCATCGACTGGCAGACTCCCAGCTCCCGGGATGGTTCGCCTCTTGGATATCATATTTGTACCTTCTGCAGCAGCATCGAATATCGGTACTACTGTTTCTACGACCTCGTCTGAGGATCCTACAGTGTTGACTCCGCCAATTCCTCCTGCACAGCTTAACCGCGAGTTCGTGGTATCGGTGCGTATATAACCTGTTTTACTTTCCGACTCCCTGATATAGTGAATCAAATAGCTAAAACAAGGTGACCCCACAGGCGCGAGTATTCATATCTCTGGTCCATACTTGGGATTCTCCATCGGCTTATCCGTCTCAGATCGAGTCATCGGGAAAAACTCTTCTGTTCTAGCGGTACCGTTCTTGAACCATATTGTCAACGTTGCCAACCACGCTGGTGCCGTTCGTGTTCGGGTAGGCGGAAATGGTGCGCAGATCTCATCATGGTTTGTGATTACCAAAGTCTTAAAATCCAACAGACTAAGAAAGAACAATCCTGCGTCCGGGGGGACTGCCAGGAGGCGAGATATTGATCGAATCACAGCAGGGACCCACTACTACGCGGCTTCCCGCGTAGCATTCGCACTCGACTTCGTTAAAATGCTCGGCAACCTTTCAAGTTTGGTCAAAACAGAGTTTTATCTGGTACGCTATTCCGAGTGACTCGCAGCCGACATGTGCTTAGTGGGAACTGTACCTCGACAGGGACTAGACTTTGCGAACATAACCGACACGTCAAACCAGGTGGCTTTCGCTGCAATGACAGAAGAGGTCCTAGGCTCCAACTTGCATGACATCTCACCAGGGAACGAACTTGATTTCTACGATCGACCAGGTTATAACAAACGCCCTTCGCCTTATACCTTCCGACAATACATGGACGAATGGGGGAACGTTCCGACTGCATTGGCAACCAACCCCGCATATACGAACCGTAACATCCTCATGGGCCCAAGTACTTGTTGTGAAAGCAGCAAAGGCGAACGCAACCATTTTTTTGTTCACTCTTTGGAGAATCGGCTTAAGGTCCACCGGCATTTCGTTTTCACTGGAGTTGGTCTGTATAGACTTGGAACTTAGGGATATTGACAGCACCACAAACGCACAAAGTGCTTGGTGGATATTATTATTACCTTGGGTCAGCAACACCCAACAGAAGGCTCCAGGATTATGAAATGTTTTAGCGGAAGATGCCCGCaagcatatatatatatcatgGTACCCGTTTTAGCTGTGACAGATGTGCTCAAGTATGGTATTGCGACAACCGTTGTCAATCGTTGTAAGTTCAGTTTTCGACTCGATTTGATACACTCAATCTTTCTGGTACTCAGCGGCTGGAAGTGTGGTTTCATCGATGGCCCACATCAAGAGGTATGCGGACACAAAGGTGGGAAATGATTTCTTAGGAAATATCTTAATCCGGAGGAACTGTAGCTTTGTCAATACTTCGGTAATTTTATTCATTTGCACACTCAGACCAAGTTCAAGACTTTAAGTGCTTGGCCCCAAATAATTTCGGATGACTCTTATGGAATAATCTGATCGGCCCCAACTCTACGGGACCTGAGATTCCTAGAAGGATCATACTCGAGGTCCTGTAATCACGAGCCCATTCCGGTCGACATTTTTGAGCGCCCCGAATGCATTTTAGTCTTCAGACATGGATCGAAAGCTAGGTGATCCGAAGGTTTGATCCTTACACTATTGCTTTACGTAGCCTGGGCCCTAATATGGGACTATGGGATACGTGTGGGTCGAAAAGGTTGTGATGGGTTATTTTTAAAATAATGCCTTGCCGGATTTGCATCCGGACGGGTTACTGTGCAACCCGAGTAAGGCCAAGTAGAACTACGGATAATACACAGTGATTGTAGCTTCCTAGCAAAATATCCGATTTTTTATTATCTTTATGTATGCACCCAAAGATCACTTTTTATTTGAGTTAAATTGATGCGATTTACAATTTGTGCATATCCAAGTGCAGCCACCCCTCTACATGAACACCACACAAAGCTAGCAACGCTATAGCTACCTGAGAATACTTGTAAACCGGTCTCCATAAGACATCTGTCCAGGCTACGTAAGGATTTCAGAAGCTGGGCCGGCACGTCTCATACTTAATTGACAACAATCACTTTCCATCCATCCCCTTTGGGTTCAATTCCAAGCAGCTCGCGTTTCTCCTGTTCATGTGGCGGAGTTTTAGACACCTCTGTGCTATCGATATTAAACGCCACCATGGCCGTATCCCCGAGAAGTGGATATCGAGATGTCGATTGTAGCCATATAAAGCCCGCCCCGGCGAACGTGAGCGAAAGCTGAAGAGCAAGCCACCCGTAGACTCTGGACCGGGAGATC
It contains:
- a CDS encoding RNA-directed DNA polymerase from transposon BS, with translation MTREVLAGLRMLADTVKGMTMRHARILYISCVRPILTYGSLLWFHGNHQKSLSDPIQKAQNVGIRWLTGAFKTTPTAALHHLASIPPIHVHLHRLNTNAAAKLRALPKLAEISRRLPPSWDSHDPSLPLSPVPKRHTTTTPSPITRLAALSHPEAEFQTPYLKPPWCPDNPFPGRLICAFPPGGSSKTRRAKTAENANRLIDALAHEGTLIGFSDGSKEVRSGVRKVGVRYSVQWKKSEIAKFSGGIGPRADIFDAEMLALALIARRCVRFAKSHNIHKIHVFSDNLAAVRIINRAEPHPAQYASTLFRKEVHAFLANDPRRSFVVQWIPGHSKIEGNERADRLASAGLDLCPTSLFNRTTTWAKCRATQRASRAWGKIWADSTHSETVRKHIPRPPSLKLHPIFNSPGLPRSVSSRLVHVMTGHGWFGEYKDRMPFIDGPSKCLCGEQIQSVPHLLFLCPLTEDSRKILTNAAPDLNPSTLFGSTKGLEAVAKFILHSGIGLYS
- a CDS encoding Cys/Met metabolism PLP-dependent enzyme; the protein is MANHSAGFDTRAVHVGAECDPGTGAVVSPIYLASTYKQDGVGKNKGYAYTRVDNPNRNQLEKLLASLELGGGSAIAFPAGSSATANAVQALGQNPHIICIDDVYGGTYTYLTRIANEVQGLETTFVDLERSSDEEIIACFRENTKMVWLELPTNPSLRVIDISRIVRLTRAHPSNPLVLIDNTFLSPFYLSPFLLGVDIILHSLTKYVNGHSDVLMGALVFPAEPNHPHATAYARRARFLQVFSGAVPSPHDCWLAHRGAKTMHLRMQAHGRNALKIATYLQSIAGPNSAVESVTYPGLATHPRYEVALRQLSPTAKEYIDNLSPNETSEGIPYGGMITFRIKGGIDAVETFFNHSHYFPLAFSLGGVESLGQIPAGMPEAQRLSLGITPNLIRLSIGIEDPKDLIADIRQALQAAVPSFVPDEPEPANTTQAI
- a CDS encoding Ras-related protein Rab-4B, whose product is MAEPYDEAAATEMVEAYDFLLKFIVIGEAGSGKSCLLHQFTQNSFKEHSQHTIGVEFSSRTINIGEKRVKLQLWDTAGQERFRSVTRSYYRGAAACLLVYDITSRSSFLNLSRWLADARALGSSQLVTVLVGNKTDREEEREVEWSEASKWASENDVHFIETSSLTGDNIEKPFALAARAILLSIEGGQLDPEKCSFIVARPFTINQLYPCNQLDKSIIIIRLIVFISHQTIITFTPNHTSIILPASLPHEFTV